The Aquicella lusitana genomic sequence GAAAATACGCTGCGTCTTTATACGGACAATAAAGCCAATCTTGAGCGCACTATTCAACAAAATTCAGGAGACAAGCAGAGCAGCCTTGAAGTGATAGGGCGATATCCTGATAAGCGTTCAGCGAATAATTCTATCAGTACACCGCCTAAAAATATTGGGGAGCTTACTACCAAACCATCAGAAAAATTGGCTGCTATCGCAAAACAAATATCAACAAACCCATCCAAAGACCGTGCTTATCTCAATGCCTATAAACGCGTGATGGACAAGCCCGTTGATTTAGATAAAGAGCAAATGCTCCCAAGAATAAAAAACATTGACCGCGAAATTTAATTAACTGGAGATATCAATATGGAACAAATCACCATGAAAGTTGACGATGCTGTTTTTGAAAAAATCAAAGCACGCATGGAAAAAAACGGGTGCAAAACGTTGGCGCAATGTGCACGGGAATTGCTGGAATTAGGATTGCGTATAGAGGAAGCGGCAGCCAATCAAGAGGCAGGTGGTGATGAAAATGACATGCTGGCAACCCTCCTGAACTTAACAAAAACAAATACGCAGTGGGTTTTAGAAACTCGTTTTTTTGTGAAATTTTTAATGGAAAATTGGAATCGCATGGAGTCATCACAGCTCAGTTTATTCATGGATAAAGCGAAAGAACGGGCAGCGGTTGTCGTTCATGAGATGGTTGGCCAGCCAGCAAATGCTGCATTGCATGGCATTGAAGGTGGTTAATCAAGAGAAGGTGGGGAATTCCCGCGACTTTTTTGTTGGTGTGTTTTGTCGAATTTCATCATTAATGAAACAAATACCAACAAAAATTCTGGGAATTCGCTAAAAAGTCAGGGATTCAAAAGAATTCTTTTTGGAAAAATAGCTCGACATTTTCCATAACAAATTGAATTGTATGGAATTCTTTTGAATGCAGCCACGCTGCGAAGTGTGTGGTAGCCCTGAAATATAAAAATAGTATCGCAACAAAAAAGGAGAACATCACATCATAAAAAAATTCATTCGTTAAACATCGTGGTTTTTACACAAACGAATTTAATTTTTTCGCCTGAAAATTTAGGCAAGCAGTGACTAAAAATCTAGGCAATTTTAACAGGAGGATTTATGCCAATCATCAAAGCAAAACAGAAGCAGGAAAAAGAACAACTACGCATTAATATTGAAAGGGGAATTTACGAAAAAATAAAACAATATTGTGAATGGGCTGGTGTCCAAAAATACGATGAGTTTTTTGAGCAAGCCGCTGAATTTGTTTTTTCAAAAGATAAAGACTGGTTGGCGATCAATAATCAGAACATAGAAAAATAGCTGCTAAAAAAAATCGCCAGGCGTGGTCTCGTCTAGCGATTGGTAAATTGAAGTATTACCGCTGGTGTATCTTTTGCGTTTTCTGGTTAATGTTTAATGCGTAAGACATCATTAACCGATTACTACGCTGGCGGCGGAAATAGTCAAAAATATTTTGCACCGGACTTACAAATTTTCGTATGATGAATTTGATCATTTTTAATCTCCAGGATGGTTTTTGAAAATGGTTGCTAGGCAACCTCTCGCGAAGGCTGCCCAGCTGGCGCATGTTAGTCTTCATTAGGCAACATAATGGTGATGACGGGTTCACCGTTGTCACCGCCGCCGATAACCGCCTTTAATGCAACAAGGCTCGGTTTAACGGCTTGTCGATCGCGTGATACAACATACAAGCGGTACATGATTTCAGATTCATTCTTAAAGCGGTTGCAAGCAAAACGAAGCATACTTAATACATCCCACAATCTGCCTTCGGTATTCTGAATCGCTTTTTTATTTTTCACGTTTTCCCATTCGATATAGTCATGCCAAACAGCATCGGTGACAGCAACTGGGATTTTAAAGCCAACTTCTTTTGCAATTTCTGTCACATCTACCAGCACACCATCTTGTAGTGCTTGGGCACGTGAATAAATATAGATTGGTTTACCAAAAAAACTATCTTCTCTTTCAATCATTTCAATCTCCTTTTGTTACTTTAGTAATTATTATGTTACTATAGTAACATATTAGAAACCTATGTCAATACACTTTTGACAATTTTGTAAGTTTAATGTAACTTTGGTTACATATATGAAATCATAAGGTATTAATATGGAAAGTGATTGGAACGCAATAGCCGCAAATATTTTGAAGGCAGAGATAAAACGTAGAGGTCTTACCTATGACCAGCTGCATGAAAAATTATTAGCTATTGGTATTAATGAAACGACTAATAGTATCAAGGTAAAAATTAGCCGAGGCGCATTTCAGTTCGCATTTTTTTTGCAGTGTGCAGCTGCGATTGGTATTAAGAATTTGAGATTGGACGAACTAACTGTTGATAATGGGGATGTTTTTTAACCACTTTTATTACCGCCATGTAAAATAAATGAAGGGGTTATTCATTTGAGAAAATAAGGTAAAATAAACCCTCTCGTTTTCGTTACTGGCATTTTTAGAATCTACGAGGAACATATGGGCTGGTTTTATCTATCAATCGCAGGCTTTGCTGAAATTTTTTACGCGGCAGTGATGCCAAGAACAGAAGGTTTTACTCGACTCGGTCCGAGTATTTTCTGCATCGCTTTTATTATAGCCAGCATGTATTTCCTCTCACTTGCAACAAGGACTGTACCAATTGGTACAGCCTACGCAATTTGGGTGGGTATCGGAGCAATTGGAACAGCTACCTACGGGATTTTTCTGCTAGGAGAAGACCGCAGCATTCTTAGGATTATATGTTTCGCGCTGATTCTTGCTGGTATTGTTGGTCTTAAAATACTCGCATCAGCCAGTAAAACTTAAATGTTGATAATAATTAGCAAATGTCTATAAAATTCTGTACATATCCCATAGAACCAACTGCGATGGAAGTAGCATCTACAGACAGCTTGCGTACCTTACCCTCTTCCATAACGACTCTCAAAAATACGATTCAACTATTACGTGATGAGAAATTATTTATCCTAAACGAAAAAATTCATTTGGAAGAACGAGCTAAATTATTTTCAAACGTAGCTGTATGATACGGGAATTTTAAATAATGAATACATTGTTAATCTTTTTAGGCGCAGGAATTGGTGGTGTATTGCGATACTGGGTATCTAATATGATTTATTGGATGACAGGTCGACAATTCCCCTACGGAACGCTCGTGGTTAATATCAGCGGGTGTTTTTTAATGGGTTTTTTGTTTGTTCTAATTATTGAACGCTTTGATGGAATTGGTCCTCAGTTACGTTCACTTTTATTAATTGGTTTATTAGGCGGATATACCACATTTTCGTCTTTCTCAATTGAAACACTCAACCTTTTTGAAAATGGTGCCTGGTTGAGTGGATTTTTAAATATATTTTTTAGCGTATTTTTATGTATTTTAGCAGCTTGGCTTGGAGTTATAGGAGGAAGACAGTTATGAAAACAATCGATGTCACTATCGTTAGAATTTATGTGATGGAATCAGATCACTTGCTTAATACTATAGTTAACTATTTAAAAAGTGAAGCAAAAATCCGTGGTATCAGTGTTTTTAGGGCCATTAGTGGCTTTGGTGAAACAGGGAATCATACAGCTTCGTTGATCGACCTTTCCTTGGATCTGCCTCTTGCTGTCGAATTTTTTGATAGTAAAGATAAGGTCATGCTCGCCTTAGAACATTTAAGTAAAACCATCAAACATGAGCATATTGTTTTCTGGGAAGCTAAAGCAAACGATTAAAAATTATTAATTATTGTGAAATTAAACATGACGTCTTCCGCATTATCTAAAAAAGACATTACCAAATCCTCCGCGCTTAAATTTGTTATTTTATTAAGCATCGTAAGCTTATTTGCTGATATGACTTATGAAGGTGCCCGTAGTATTACTGGCCCTTATCTTGCCATATTAGGTGCAAATGCAGCCGTGGTGGGATTTGTTGCCGGATTCGGCGAATTTATTGGTTATGCATTGCGTATTGTTTCAGGTTATCTTGCCGATCGAACAGGAAAATATTGGGCATTTACTATTTTTGGCTATGTTTGTAATTTGCTTGCAGTTCCATTATTAGCGTTAGCAGGTCATTGGTGGATTGCTGCTACTTTAATTATTGTTGAGCGTATGGGTAGAGCCATTCGGGTACCACCGCGTGATGCCATGTTATCCCATGCAGGACAAAAGGTTGGCATGGGATGGGTGTTCGGACTGCATGAAGCAATCGATCAAATAGGAGCAATGCTGGGGCCGATCATGATCGCCGTAGCATTATATTTCAAAGAAGGTTATCAATATAGTTTCGCTATGCTTTTGATTCCAGCATTAATAGCCTTAGCGATATTAGTCGTTGCACGTTGGCTCTATCCACATCCCCAAGCTTTAGAAGTAGAACATGAGTCCTTAGAAGCGAAAGGAATGAATCAAGTCTTTTGGTTATATTTAACGGGTGCATCATTGATTGCAGCAGGCTATGCAGATTTTCCGTTGATCGCTTATCATTTTCAGAAAACAACTATTTTATCCCCCGTTTGGATACCCATTTCCTATGCTATTGCAATGGGTCTTACCTCTCTAACAGCACCGCTCTTTGGTCATTTTTATGATCGAAGAGGCTTTTCAATTTTAATTGTAGTAACCATATTTTCATGCCTCTTCGCACCTTTAGTATTTTTAGGAGACACTGCTACAGCTTTTCTGGGAGTAGCGTTATGGGGTATTGGTGTCAGTGCACACGAATCTTTAATGCGTGCAATCGTAGCGAACATGATACCGAAAGATAAACGTGGCGCTGCTTACGGCATTTTTAATGCGGGATATGGAACTTTTTGGTTTTTAGGCAGTTTCTTGATGGGAATACTCTATGATATTTCTATTCCAATATTAGTTATTTTTTCCATTCTTATTCAATTATCATCTGTGCCTTTATTATGGATAGTAATGAAGAAAATAGGTAAGCATTAACTCATAGAAGGCTAGTCATGCAAAATCTTATTTTTGTGTGTAGCAAATTCTGCTAGGAGTCAAATGGCAGAAGGTATTGGGAAAAAAAATTTAGCAGGAATAGCGGACGTTTGTAGTGCTGGCTCACAACCTAGCAAAGTTAATCCATTAGCCATTCAGGTTCTCAAAGAAATCGGCATTGATATCTCTCATCAAAAATCTAAATCACTCGATTCAATTGATAAAAATACAATTGATTTAGTCATTACATTATGTGCTGAGGAAATTTGCCCTATATTTCCTGGAAATGTAAAGCGTCTCCATTGGCCTTTGCCTGATCCGTCTAATCCTAAATATAGTTCGGATGAGCAATTAAAATTATTTAGAAAAGTACGCGATGATTTGAAAAATAGAATTCAAAATTTGAGAGATGAGATGAAGTCATGGAAAAGATAAAACATTAAATACATTTGATCGTTTCTTGTCTCTTTGGGTTATTACTTGTATTTTAGCCGGAATTGCTTTTGGAAAAATTTCTCCTGCTGTTGTTCAAATGCTTGGTAATTGGGAAATTGCACAAGTAAATCTGCCAGTAGGTATTTTAATTTGGATCATGATTATTCCCATGTTGATTCGCGTTGATCTAAAAGAAATTCATCATATGCGAGAATTTTGGAGAGGAAGTCTTATTACCCTTGGAATTAATTGGTTAATCAAACCATTTTCAATGACATTTCTTGGATAGTTTTTCCTTAAATATTTGTTTTCTTCATGGTTGCCTGCTTCTGAAATAGACAACTATATTGCAGGATTAGTAATACTTGCTGCTGCACCGTGTACAGCAATGGTCTTTGTATGGAGTTACTTGTGCGACGGAGAGCCTCATTTCACGTTAACCCAAGTTGCACTAAATGATGCTATTATGATCTTTGCATTTGTACCTATTGTGGGATTACTACTAGGTATAACAGGATTAACTATTCCATGGGATACGTTATTGATATCTATAACAGTATATATTTTAATTCCTTTTTTGATAACTCAAGGGATGAGATATGGGATTATCAATCATAGTAAAATTAATCTTGACGTTTTTCTAAAGAAAATTCATCTCTACTCGATTACAGCTTTACTTGCAATGTTAATTTTACCTTTTGGTTTTCAAGGTTATCAAATTCTTCAGTCACCCATTATCGTATTGTTAATTGCTATCCCAATTCTTATTCAAGTTTATTTCAACTCAATGCTTGCATATGGGCTAAATAAAACAATTGGTGAAAAGTATCGAATAGCAGGACCATCTGCTTTAATTGGCGCTAGCAATTTTTTTGAATTAGCAGTTGCTACAGCAATTACATTATTTGACTTTAAATCAGGTGCCGCATTAGCGACAGTAGTAGGGGTATTGGTAGAAGTACCTGTCATGCTGTCTGTTGTAAAAATAGTAAATAGCTCAAAAAAATGGTATGAGCATAAATAATTTTGAGTACATCGCAGGTCAAAAACTCAGTAACAATGTTGTTGTGGAAATATGCTTACAGCAGTACTTTTGGAGGGCAACTTAACTCAGATTAAGCACTTTTGGTTGCGACACGAGGTTGTAAAGATGGGTTGTTCTCACCTTCAGTAGAGAACCATCAATATCACTTGATGACTCTAGGGCTATGAATAAAGAGCTAGCCTGACAATGTAACAAGGGAATTAAATTCCGGGGTTGAAATCGTGAGAAACCAACCCTCCTGGTAGTCACGAACCGGGTAAGTGCTAGAGAGTTGGTATGGAGAACATATGTAAATTCGTGATAAAGACCGTAAGCTTAAACAAGTGTAAAGTGACTGATACACTTGAACCAAAAGGTAACGGAAACAGGAAGATGAATTTCAAAATATCATCTCGTGATCACATTGTTTCCCGGTCGACAGCGAGCTCCTAACCTAACATCACCTACTTTGCAAAACGTGGTAACCCTGTATGGTCCCCTATTAGGGAAAATCAATCGTGAGATTGATCGATAATCATGCAGGAATAGGATGTCGGAAGAAGCGAATGCTATGTTGTAATGACATTGATACTGGTTTAAACGTTACCGGGTACGAAAGTAAGCCCACGTCCGATTGGTCTTTAATCGCGAGATAATTTGGAGAACCGACTAATGGAGGAACGCAAATGACGGCGATGGTCATACCATCAGCTGGTGCCCCTTCAACGTTGCTATTTAACTGGAACACCATCGATTGGAAGAAAGTGATAGCGTATGTACGTCGGCTGCAAATGCGTATTGAGAAGGCTTTTCGAGAAGGGAAACATAGCAAAGCAAAAGCTCTGCAATGGATTCTCACTCACTCTTTTTACGCAAAATTACTTGCTGTAAGAAGAGTTGTCCAAAATCAAGGAGCAAAAACACCTGGTGTAGATAACATTACATGGAATACATCCATCCAGAAGATGAAAGCAGCGATGTCGCTCAAACGGCAAGGTTATCAAACCAAACCATTAAAGCGAATTTACATTCCTAAGAAGCAAAATGGCGAATTTCGTCCGCTCTCTATTCCTGCTATGCAATGTCGTGCACAGCAAGCTTTATATTTGTTGTCGCTCGAACCCATAGCTGAAAGCATAGCTGACAAAAACGCCTATGGATTTAGGCCACTAAGATCCGCAGCCGATGCTATCGCGCAGTGCTTTATCATGCTCGCGCGCAAAGGATCAGCTCAATATATTTTAGAGGGCGATATCCGTTCTTGCTTTGACAGCATTTCACATCGTTGGATATTAGAAAATACTCCAATGGATAAATTGATGCTGAAGAAATGGCTTGCTGCTGGTTATATTGAGAAGAATGAATTTCACCCAACGGAATTGGGAACACCGCAAGGAGGAATAATTTCACCAACACTTTTGAATGTGACATTGAGTGGATTAGAAAACGCAGTTAAATCTGCAACTAAACTATCAGATAAAATTCACATTAGTATCTATGCGGATGATTTTGTAATTACAGGAGCATCACGAGAAATACTAGAAAATAAGGTGAAACCTGCGGTAGAGACTTTCTTAAAGGAACGAGGATTATCTCTTTCTCAAAATAAAACTAAAATCACACATATTAATGAAGGATTTGATTTTCTTGGAATGAACATAAGGAAATATGGGAGCAAATTAATTATTAAACCTGCAAAAAGCAGCGTGAAAAGATTACTTGCTGATATCAGGAAGACAATAAAATCGAACGCAACAACAAAAACGGAATATTTACTCAACCAATTGAATCCAAAAATTCGTGGATGGGCAAATTACTATCGTCATGTGTGTGCAAAGAAAGCCTTCAAGTATATTGATTGCAACATCTTCAAAGCTATCTGGAATTGGGCTATTAATCGACATCCAAATAAAGGTAGAAAATGGGTTAGATGTAAATATTTTCGTAATGATAAATTTAGAAACTGGGTCTTTTTCACGAAAGTAAAAAGAAAAGATGGCGTTAGCATTAACGTTGATCTTGTGGAAATGAGTAGAACACCTATCAAACGGCATATCAAAGTTAAGGCTGAAGCTACACCATTCGATTCTAGTTATCATAATTATTTTGATAAGAGAATTTCAGAACGTGAAAGCGTTAAGAGTTCTTCTAAAAAGAAACCGAAATGGTGGCTGCAATGGTGGAATCTATTAAAACCTGATGATAAAGACAGAAAAGTTCGAGTCGCAACTACAGCGGCTTTATAAAGGCTCGAGCCGTGTGCACCGAAAGGTGCAAGCACGGTTCCTATGGGAGCTACGCTCGGTAACGGGCGTTAGCTTACCAGGCGGGTTCTTGCGCTGGACCCGTAGCCAATTCCGCCACCTGATAGCCATTTTCAGCCAGTTCCTCTAAGAATGAATCGTCTGATTTTAAATTAGAATAATCCTACTTACCAACATAATACAATTTGGTGGGACACTCCATACCGAGCACAAATTTTGATTTTTTTAACCATCTCATCTTATTTACATTCCTGTCACAAAGTTTCTACATAGAAATTGTAGTTCTTTACATAATCCGTGATAATTCCCTCATGAAACCTTTTGATGATAATCAATTTTTAGATTATTAATTTCATGTGAAGAGATTGCCGCTGAAATATCAAAAATATCACCAATATCTAAAATATAAGGATTATTATCCATCTTTGCTTTCACAGCAATTCTATACTCATTCATGTATTCAAACGATTTTCGTTTCTTGAAAATCCCTACATCACCATGATGAGTGTTTTCGTCAAAATATTCGACTGCCTGACTTTGATAAATAAAATTATCTCTTTTGATTGCTCTTTTAATTCGACGCATGAATTCATTTGCATTTGTAATAATTAATGCAGCTTCGCCAAATTTTAAAACTCTAGTATCAATTTTATATATATTGTGTTTATTAACCATCCATAAGTACATGCAAAAAATATTTATAAAATTATTACTGGTTCTTCCTGACCTAAAATTTATTAATCCAGTCTCTTTGGTTAAATTTATGGGTTTTATATTTTGGCTTTCGATTTTTATAGAAATAATATCTTTTGCTTGATGAAATACATCTATTCCTTCGAAATCATCCTGATGTATTTTACTTTCACAATTCTTAAAATACCCAAGAGTATTCATGTAGATCTTGCCTTTCTGAAGATCATTTATGTATTTCCATGATGAAAACTTTATTAAAGTCGTAATATCTTCTTCAGGCTGCATATTTAAAAAAATCCTTTAATAGTTAAGTCATTTTCAATTTTAATTTTTGCATATCATGATGCCTTTCCTTATCTATAGCATGAACGTAACGACGGGTTGTTTCATCACTTTCATGACGGTGATTAGCGCGGATATGCTTAAATTTAATGCCGGCACGATCTTGCATTGATGCTGATAGATGCCGTAACCAGTGTGCGGAAAACTTTTTTAATTTCGTTATTTTTTCTGCGTTACCCTCAAATTTTTTGGCAGTTTCATGCGCTAGTTTTTTAAGAATCTTGTTAATCTGTCGTGGTGTGATTGGCTCATTATTGACAAGTGAGGTAATGAGCGGTTCTGTTTCATTTTGATTAGGGAACGGAGATTTTTTTAAAAACGTTCGATAATGAATAATTGCACGCAACATATCATCGCACACAGGGATGATGCCTTCTTTGTCTCCTTTTCCAATGACATAAAACCACCAATCATTGTCAATTTTTCTAAATGAGCTCCATGTATGCGTTGTCAATTCCGCATTTCTTAACCCTAAAAAATATAAAATATTAATTAAAAATCGTAGCCGTTCTTTTTCTTTCTTATGAGAATATTCTTTTTCGGGCAACTCTTCCAAGGTATCTAACATTGCATACCATTCCTCAAGTTCCAGCATACGCTCTTGTAATAAAATTGATCTTGGGCGAGAGAATCGGGATAGATTCCTTTTCCGCATAAGTGATAAGGGATTAAAGGCGAGATAACGTGCATCAACCAGATAATTTAACAGTGAATCAATACAGCTTATCGCAACCTGTTTAGCTGAGAAACTTAAGCCACTCACGAAGGGACGCCAGCCTGGTTCACCCCTTTTTCTACCTCCCCCGTGGCTACGCGTGCACCAGACATTTCTGGGTTCAGGGCTATCTAAGAATGAGAGATATGCCTCAAAATCATCGCGATCTAAACCAGACAAGGGTTTTTTGCTCTGGTATATAGCCCATAAAAGTAATCGCTCAGCTTCTTTCTGGTAAGTGCGGTAAGTGGTGGCTTTATGACGGTATTCATTCAGCCAACATTGTATTGCTTCATAATCATTTTTTGCATGGATTTGGCAACGCTCCTGTTTTTCCCGATTGCATCCATTTGCACCATTGAGATTCAGGGAATGTAAGACAACTGGTAATTCCACTAAAGTGGGAAAATGATCCATTGAATCGTTCACTTCCGTGTTATTTATTGTCTGCATCCAATATTCCTATTTTTTTATTAAAGTCATCCAGAATGGATTTTGTTTCTCTGGATGTTTTAAAAAACTCCTGAAACTTGTCACTAGCCTCGGAAAAATAGCTGAGGGTTGATAGCGTCAAATCAATCTTTGGAATTTCTTTTACTTCAGACAAAATAAAACTCGTCATTTCATTATTTTTTTCAAGAAAATTCCAGTAATTTTTTTGTGGAATTATTTGTTCTGCAAGTTGATCACGTTCTTTTGTAATTGCTGTTAATTCGGTTTTTATTTTTACTAGCTCTATCTCTTTCTCTTTTATTTTAGCCTTGGCATCATCCAAATCTTTATTTAATTGTTGATTCTTCGTTTTTAATGAATCAACTTCAACGATAAAGTTCTGGCGTTGGATTTCATTATGATTTTTTAATTCAGAAATTAATTTTTGATTCGCATCATTTTGTATCTGTGATTTTTCAAGAACATAATTCATTTCCTTTTTGTGGGCTTGTGACAGGTCATCCTGATGTTGGACGGTGATGCGCTGAAAATCAGTGTACCGTTCATCCAATCCTCTATAGCGCTCTTGTAATAGAACATGTTCTTCCTGAAGCTTTCTATAATCTAACACCAGAATTTCCTTACTACCTTGTAATTGGTGAAATTGATCCTTCAAGATAACCAATTCACTTTGCATCTCTTCAATTTTTTGGGCAGCCAAATTTTCCTTTGTTTGAGCTTCAGTTATCAGCTGATTTGATTCTTCTCTGATCTTGTTAATTTCAGCATCTGTTTCCTCACGTAATTGTTGCCAGACGCGCTGTACGGCTGTTTGCACAGGATCAGATGGAGACGAAACACTAGTGCCAATTGCATAATGCCGCCATTCATTGAGATACTTGGAAATCGTGGTATTGCTACCCGTGCCACCCAATAAATTGCGGATGCGTTCAATCGTTGGAATTTCACCTTGTGAACGTAATTCGTCCGCAGCCTGAGCGACATCTTCATATGAAATACCCCTTCGGATCATGTTACTTCTCCCCTGTTAATGTCGGTTGATTTAAATCCACAGATTCTGATCCGATGAGATTTACAAATGCAGAACATGTGACCAACATAAAACGCGCCCATGCGGGATTGATTGGTTGGCTCTTATCGGTAAGTGCGTGACGGATTCCCTCTTCACCGGATGTGTAGTTATAAAGATTGAGCAGTGCCTGCCTAGCTTGAGGATGGTTTGGAAGAATCTTGGATTTCTGACATAACTCCGAAAGAGTTGCATTCTTGTTTCCAGTAACTTTTTTTGCTTTTGCCTCTACCGCTGAAATGGATTGCGCAATACTTTCGCGCGACTGATCATTTTTCTTGTTTGCCAACATTGTCAACGCACTACTAATATGCGTTGCCGCTTCATCCTCATTTATCAGACTTTCTTCAATACTTTTTATTTCCAGCCCTGAGGTGATTGGAGCAAGTACATCATTGATAAAGCGATAAGCCGAATTTTCCCGCTTTAGAACATAATTACAACCCTCGATAAATGCTGCCTTTCGCTTGTCACCAAACATGCTTAACAAGCCAGCAATAAATTCAAGAAACGAATAAACCTCATACCAAGGTAGGTTGTAATACTTATCTCTGATCATTTCTTTCTTATAGATCGGATATATTACCCGATCTATCATGTGAACGGGTTGTTTAAAGAAATCCCGCCAGCAAACTTCCATCACCGTTCTAAACGTCCCTTGCTCGCTATAGTATTCTTTAGATAATTCTTCAATTTCCTTAAAAAAATCGTCCAATTCATTCCATATGGAATGGCGTAAATCATCATCCATTATCGTCAGCTGCAGAGGTTTCTCCATTGCAAATCCATGACGTGTTGCAAAACTCATTCTCATTTCTCC encodes the following:
- a CDS encoding DUF6573 family protein; translation: MIEREDSFFGKPIYIYSRAQALQDGVLVDVTEIAKEVGFKIPVAVTDAVWHDYIEWENVKNKKAIQNTEGRLWDVLSMLRFACNRFKNESEIMYRLYVVSRDRQAVKPSLVALKAVIGGGDNGEPVITIMLPNED
- a CDS encoding DUF6471 domain-containing protein, producing MESDWNAIAANILKAEIKRRGLTYDQLHEKLLAIGINETTNSIKVKISRGAFQFAFFLQCAAAIGIKNLRLDELTVDNGDVF
- a CDS encoding DMT family transporter produces the protein MGWFYLSIAGFAEIFYAAVMPRTEGFTRLGPSIFCIAFIIASMYFLSLATRTVPIGTAYAIWVGIGAIGTATYGIFLLGEDRSILRIICFALILAGIVGLKILASASKT
- the crcB gene encoding fluoride efflux transporter CrcB, with amino-acid sequence MNTLLIFLGAGIGGVLRYWVSNMIYWMTGRQFPYGTLVVNISGCFLMGFLFVLIIERFDGIGPQLRSLLLIGLLGGYTTFSSFSIETLNLFENGAWLSGFLNIFFSVFLCILAAWLGVIGGRQL
- a CDS encoding DUF190 domain-containing protein, with product MKTIDVTIVRIYVMESDHLLNTIVNYLKSEAKIRGISVFRAISGFGETGNHTASLIDLSLDLPLAVEFFDSKDKVMLALEHLSKTIKHEHIVFWEAKAND
- a CDS encoding MFS transporter codes for the protein MTSSALSKKDITKSSALKFVILLSIVSLFADMTYEGARSITGPYLAILGANAAVVGFVAGFGEFIGYALRIVSGYLADRTGKYWAFTIFGYVCNLLAVPLLALAGHWWIAATLIIVERMGRAIRVPPRDAMLSHAGQKVGMGWVFGLHEAIDQIGAMLGPIMIAVALYFKEGYQYSFAMLLIPALIALAILVVARWLYPHPQALEVEHESLEAKGMNQVFWLYLTGASLIAAGYADFPLIAYHFQKTTILSPVWIPISYAIAMGLTSLTAPLFGHFYDRRGFSILIVVTIFSCLFAPLVFLGDTATAFLGVALWGIGVSAHESLMRAIVANMIPKDKRGAAYGIFNAGYGTFWFLGSFLMGILYDISIPILVIFSILIQLSSVPLLWIVMKKIGKH
- a CDS encoding arsenate reductase ArsC: MCVANSARSQMAEGIGKKNLAGIADVCSAGSQPSKVNPLAIQVLKEIGIDISHQKSKSLDSIDKNTIDLVITLCAEEICPIFPGNVKRLHWPLPDPSNPKYSSDEQLKLFRKVRDDLKNRIQNLRDEMKSWKR
- the ltrA gene encoding group II intron reverse transcriptase/maturase: MTAMVIPSAGAPSTLLFNWNTIDWKKVIAYVRRLQMRIEKAFREGKHSKAKALQWILTHSFYAKLLAVRRVVQNQGAKTPGVDNITWNTSIQKMKAAMSLKRQGYQTKPLKRIYIPKKQNGEFRPLSIPAMQCRAQQALYLLSLEPIAESIADKNAYGFRPLRSAADAIAQCFIMLARKGSAQYILEGDIRSCFDSISHRWILENTPMDKLMLKKWLAAGYIEKNEFHPTELGTPQGGIISPTLLNVTLSGLENAVKSATKLSDKIHISIYADDFVITGASREILENKVKPAVETFLKERGLSLSQNKTKITHINEGFDFLGMNIRKYGSKLIIKPAKSSVKRLLADIRKTIKSNATTKTEYLLNQLNPKIRGWANYYRHVCAKKAFKYIDCNIFKAIWNWAINRHPNKGRKWVRCKYFRNDKFRNWVFFTKVKRKDGVSINVDLVEMSRTPIKRHIKVKAEATPFDSSYHNYFDKRISERESVKSSSKKKPKWWLQWWNLLKPDDKDRKVRVATTAAL
- a CDS encoding tyrosine-type recombinase/integrase, with translation MQTINNTEVNDSMDHFPTLVELPVVLHSLNLNGANGCNREKQERCQIHAKNDYEAIQCWLNEYRHKATTYRTYQKEAERLLLWAIYQSKKPLSGLDRDDFEAYLSFLDSPEPRNVWCTRSHGGGRKRGEPGWRPFVSGLSFSAKQVAISCIDSLLNYLVDARYLAFNPLSLMRKRNLSRFSRPRSILLQERMLELEEWYAMLDTLEELPEKEYSHKKEKERLRFLINILYFLGLRNAELTTHTWSSFRKIDNDWWFYVIGKGDKEGIIPVCDDMLRAIIHYRTFLKKSPFPNQNETEPLITSLVNNEPITPRQINKILKKLAHETAKKFEGNAEKITKLKKFSAHWLRHLSASMQDRAGIKFKHIRANHRHESDETTRRYVHAIDKERHHDMQKLKLKMT
- a CDS encoding DNA-binding protein, producing the protein MIRRGISYEDVAQAADELRSQGEIPTIERIRNLLGGTGSNTTISKYLNEWRHYAIGTSVSSPSDPVQTAVQRVWQQLREETDAEINKIREESNQLITEAQTKENLAAQKIEEMQSELVILKDQFHQLQGSKEILVLDYRKLQEEHVLLQERYRGLDERYTDFQRITVQHQDDLSQAHKKEMNYVLEKSQIQNDANQKLISELKNHNEIQRQNFIVEVDSLKTKNQQLNKDLDDAKAKIKEKEIELVKIKTELTAITKERDQLAEQIIPQKNYWNFLEKNNEMTSFILSEVKEIPKIDLTLSTLSYFSEASDKFQEFFKTSRETKSILDDFNKKIGILDADNK
- a CDS encoding AbiJ-NTD4 domain-containing protein, whose product is MSFATRHGFAMEKPLQLTIMDDDLRHSIWNELDDFFKEIEELSKEYYSEQGTFRTVMEVCWRDFFKQPVHMIDRVIYPIYKKEMIRDKYYNLPWYEVYSFLEFIAGLLSMFGDKRKAAFIEGCNYVLKRENSAYRFINDVLAPITSGLEIKSIEESLINEDEAATHISSALTMLANKKNDQSRESIAQSISAVEAKAKKVTGNKNATLSELCQKSKILPNHPQARQALLNLYNYTSGEEGIRHALTDKSQPINPAWARFMLVTCSAFVNLIGSESVDLNQPTLTGEK